Proteins from a genomic interval of Desulfobacterales bacterium:
- a CDS encoding ATP-dependent 6-phosphofructokinase produces MESTPIGTDIPKLGETKIPSPGQNRAKGGSNNISFVTDDELVLIDVDAHSLMQQVQNGQTPASFERAGPRSNIFFDPSKLRCALVTCGGLCPGLNDIIRSIVLELHWGYGVRCIYGIRYGLQGFVPKYGHNVIDLTPDEVSNIHERGGSVLGSSRGPQDVDEIVDCLERMNVGILFMIGGDGTLMAATRIAAAIQQRNLKISVVGVPKTIDNDIYLVSRSFGFETAVDVATRAITSAHNEAAGYPNGIGLLKLMGRHSGFIAATATLAQQDVNFVLIPEVDFDLDGPNGLLSAIEKRLADRGHAVIVAAEGAGQKFFDDEKTERDASGNIKLKDIGLYLKEAIISYFEAKHTGITIKYIDPSYMIRSLPANANDRVFCNFLGRNAVHAGMAGKTNLLIGNWNNFFVHVPMQTVAGKRKQINPRGTLWRSTLEATGQGSLKNAS; encoded by the coding sequence ATGGAATCAACACCCATAGGGACTGATATACCGAAACTGGGCGAGACCAAAATACCATCACCCGGTCAAAATCGCGCCAAAGGTGGCAGCAACAATATCTCATTTGTTACAGATGATGAGCTTGTGCTGATTGATGTCGATGCCCACAGCTTGATGCAACAGGTTCAAAATGGTCAAACACCCGCTAGCTTTGAAAGGGCCGGTCCCAGGAGTAATATTTTCTTTGATCCGAGCAAACTGCGCTGTGCGCTGGTGACCTGCGGCGGATTGTGTCCCGGTTTAAATGATATTATTCGCTCCATCGTATTGGAACTTCATTGGGGCTATGGTGTCCGCTGCATATATGGTATTCGCTACGGCCTTCAGGGATTTGTCCCGAAATACGGACATAATGTCATCGACCTGACACCGGACGAGGTCAGCAATATTCATGAAAGGGGCGGTTCGGTTCTGGGATCCTCGCGAGGACCGCAGGATGTCGATGAGATCGTGGATTGTCTCGAACGCATGAATGTCGGTATCTTGTTTATGATCGGAGGCGATGGCACGCTGATGGCCGCAACCCGCATCGCAGCCGCCATCCAGCAAAGAAATCTGAAAATTAGCGTCGTCGGTGTCCCCAAAACCATTGATAATGACATCTACCTGGTATCCCGATCGTTCGGATTTGAAACCGCCGTCGATGTGGCCACCCGGGCGATCACAAGCGCCCATAATGAGGCCGCCGGCTACCCGAACGGTATCGGCCTTTTAAAATTAATGGGCCGTCACTCAGGATTTATTGCAGCTACAGCAACACTGGCGCAGCAGGATGTGAATTTTGTGTTGATTCCTGAAGTCGATTTTGATCTGGATGGACCCAATGGATTATTGAGTGCGATAGAAAAGCGGCTGGCAGATAGAGGGCATGCGGTCATTGTTGCAGCTGAAGGTGCCGGGCAGAAATTTTTTGATGATGAAAAGACCGAGCGCGATGCCTCCGGAAATATCAAACTGAAAGATATAGGTCTGTATTTGAAAGAGGCCATCATTTCTTATTTTGAAGCCAAACACACCGGCATCACGATCAAATATATAGACCCCAGTTATATGATCAGAAGCTTACCGGCCAATGCCAACGATCGTGTGTTTTGCAATTTTCTGGGCCGCAACGCCGTACATGCCGGTATGGCGGGTAAAACAAATCTGTTAATCGGTAATTGGAATAACTTCTTCGTGCATGTACCCATGCAGACGGTGGCCGGCAAACGCAAACAGATAAATCCAAGAGGAACGCTATGGCGCAGCACATTGGAGGCTACCGGTCAAGGGTCGCTCAAAAATGCTTCTTGA
- a CDS encoding AEC family transporter, with protein MVVNNLFPVFALLLSGHLLKRAGITNDAFLETADKLIYFIFFPVLLFWKIGAAASDHIGDPGLYKAAVCAVVSVYVLSSLYIRIFKVGAFQAGSFSQSCYRFNTYIGMAVVLSALGEDGARQFSILIGLVIPLINILAVSTLSWFDKNSVSLKRRASLTAKALLTNPLIIACLAGIAYWKWIGGFPIFVDNTFRLASFVTLPLALLSIGGALTLSGIKTHFRLSMVACVFKLVILPLIGYLFLNAFDTGGISYKVGMIYFALPTSTALYILSAQLNSDTQLASATIALSTLLSFFSLSLALLV; from the coding sequence ATGGTGGTCAATAATCTTTTTCCGGTATTTGCACTTTTGTTGTCCGGGCATCTGCTCAAACGCGCGGGCATTACCAATGATGCATTTTTAGAGACGGCCGACAAACTCATTTACTTCATTTTTTTCCCGGTATTGCTGTTTTGGAAAATTGGCGCCGCTGCATCGGACCACATCGGCGATCCTGGACTCTACAAAGCGGCGGTTTGTGCGGTGGTCAGTGTTTATGTTCTGAGCAGCCTATATATCAGAATCTTTAAAGTCGGTGCCTTTCAGGCCGGCTCTTTTTCCCAGAGCTGTTATCGCTTCAACACCTATATCGGAATGGCAGTGGTCCTCAGTGCTCTGGGAGAAGATGGCGCCCGGCAGTTTAGTATTTTAATCGGACTTGTCATCCCGCTGATTAACATTCTGGCCGTCAGCACCCTATCCTGGTTTGACAAAAATAGCGTATCGCTGAAAAGGCGGGCGTCGCTGACCGCAAAAGCTTTATTGACCAATCCCTTGATCATTGCCTGCCTTGCCGGCATCGCCTATTGGAAATGGATCGGCGGCTTTCCGATCTTTGTCGACAACACCTTCCGACTGGCCTCTTTTGTTACCCTGCCCCTGGCGCTGCTTTCAATTGGGGGCGCATTAACCCTCAGCGGCATCAAAACGCATTTCAGATTGTCCATGGTGGCCTGTGTGTTCAAATTAGTCATTTTGCCACTGATCGGATATCTTTTTCTAAATGCCTTTGACACGGGTGGCATCTCATATAAGGTCGGCATGATCTATTTTGCATTACCGACATCAACGGCGCTTTACATTTTATCCGCACAGCTGAACAGCGATACACAACTGGCATCTGCGACCATCGCTTTGTCGACCCTATTGTCGTTTTTTTCTTTATCACTGGCGTTGCTCGTCTGA
- a CDS encoding ATP-binding protein produces the protein MKPPIQTTQWYVITGAPCSGKTSVIKRLAQSGYPVVHEVARAYIDAQLSEGKTLEQIKADEWAFERQILMTKVKLESKLAPDDIIFFDRAIPDSIAYYQLLGLDPTEPWQRSQAVRYQKIFLFERLSFLTDPVRSEDEKTAGRLSDLIAECYRALGYDLIHVPLLSIEERTEFVLQHL, from the coding sequence ATGAAGCCTCCCATCCAAACCACCCAATGGTATGTCATCACTGGTGCGCCTTGTTCAGGTAAAACTTCAGTCATCAAGCGCCTGGCGCAATCGGGCTACCCGGTTGTGCACGAAGTTGCGCGGGCCTATATTGATGCGCAATTGTCAGAAGGCAAAACACTGGAGCAGATAAAGGCTGATGAATGGGCCTTTGAACGCCAGATTCTGATGACAAAGGTCAAACTTGAAAGCAAACTGGCGCCCGATGACATCATATTTTTTGATCGCGCGATTCCCGACAGTATTGCCTATTACCAATTGTTGGGACTGGACCCCACAGAACCCTGGCAGAGGAGCCAAGCCGTTCGATACCAAAAAATTTTTCTTTTTGAACGACTCAGCTTCCTGACCGATCCAGTCCGTTCTGAGGATGAAAAGACCGCCGGCCGCTTGAGTGATCTGATTGCCGAGTGTTATCGCGCACTGGGATACGATCTCATCCATGTGCCGCTGCTCAGCATTGAGGAGCGAACTGAATTTGTTCTACAGCACCTTTAA
- a CDS encoding LysM peptidoglycan-binding domain-containing protein — translation MKNGFRFVACWLWIFALGCGHLMQNPSLSPDSQDQKTASSAIPSDRSARFNQNVSALRTNGSVLDEQELGSYEDEDKTSAMAKKSVAVLDEALELCQLSQEFWQNGELENALDALDQAYALILTANPSDQTKLIQQKEDLRFMISKRILEIYASRNIVVNGSYNAIPRIMNKHVQAEIDRFTIGHERQYFIQSYQRSGLYRQHILAELKEAGLPEELSWLPLIESGFKVKALSRSRALGLWQFIPSTGYKFGLKRDKLIDERMDPEKSTRAAIDYLKELHAIFGDWTTVLAAYNCGEGRVLNVIRRQNLNYLDNFWDLYERLPRETARYVPRFLATLHILDQPEKYGMNLPDPDMPPQYETVTISKQVHLKDVARSIGVAENELYQLNPELRYKICPEDQYPLKVPTYKGEFLLAKLDTIPVSRPPQRAYVYHRVRPGQTLSLIAKRYRTSVRKIMRANNLRKSNYIVAGRLLKIPRSGYHYRPPKKMASMRGRRVVHVVKKGDSLWTIAKRYGTTTKKIQQLNQLTSTSLHKGQRLTIFDGKKKLTKTEGLEVYQVKSGDSPFLIAKRHNMALNRFLSINELWPSSKIYPGQKVYVE, via the coding sequence ATGAAGAACGGCTTTCGTTTTGTTGCATGCTGGTTATGGATATTCGCTTTAGGCTGCGGTCATTTAATGCAAAACCCATCTTTGTCCCCGGATAGCCAGGATCAAAAAACAGCATCCAGTGCCATCCCGTCCGATAGAAGCGCGCGGTTCAATCAAAACGTCAGCGCATTAAGAACCAACGGTTCAGTTTTAGACGAGCAAGAGCTGGGATCCTACGAGGACGAAGACAAAACTTCGGCTATGGCTAAAAAGAGCGTGGCTGTTTTGGACGAAGCGCTTGAACTGTGTCAGCTTTCGCAGGAGTTCTGGCAAAACGGCGAACTGGAAAATGCGCTTGACGCGCTGGACCAGGCGTACGCTCTGATTCTTACAGCCAATCCGTCCGACCAGACCAAACTCATCCAGCAAAAAGAAGACCTGCGTTTTATGATATCAAAACGCATTCTGGAGATATATGCCTCCCGCAATATTGTTGTAAACGGCAGCTACAATGCCATTCCCCGCATCATGAACAAACACGTCCAGGCCGAAATTGATCGTTTTACAATCGGCCATGAAAGGCAATATTTTATTCAATCTTATCAGCGTTCCGGTCTTTACCGCCAGCACATCTTAGCCGAATTGAAAGAAGCCGGGCTGCCGGAAGAGCTGTCCTGGCTGCCGCTTATTGAAAGCGGTTTTAAAGTAAAAGCGCTTTCACGATCCCGGGCATTAGGTCTGTGGCAATTTATTCCATCTACCGGTTATAAGTTCGGTCTTAAAAGAGACAAATTAATCGATGAGCGCATGGATCCGGAAAAATCGACTCGGGCTGCCATCGATTATCTTAAGGAGCTCCACGCCATTTTCGGTGATTGGACCACCGTTTTGGCTGCATATAACTGCGGTGAAGGAAGGGTTTTAAACGTCATTCGCCGCCAAAATCTCAACTATCTGGACAATTTCTGGGATCTTTATGAAAGACTGCCGCGAGAAACCGCACGCTATGTGCCCCGCTTTTTGGCCACCCTTCATATTCTGGATCAACCGGAAAAGTATGGTATGAATCTGCCGGATCCGGACATGCCGCCCCAGTATGAAACGGTTACGATTTCAAAACAGGTACACCTCAAGGATGTTGCTCGTTCGATCGGTGTGGCCGAAAACGAACTCTATCAGTTGAATCCAGAATTGCGCTATAAAATCTGTCCAGAGGATCAGTACCCCCTTAAAGTGCCTACCTATAAAGGTGAATTTCTATTGGCGAAACTGGATACCATACCGGTCTCTCGCCCCCCACAGCGTGCCTACGTCTATCATCGTGTTCGACCGGGCCAAACGCTTTCGCTTATCGCCAAGCGATACCGCACCAGCGTTAGAAAAATTATGCGAGCCAATAATTTACGAAAGTCCAACTATATCGTTGCCGGCCGATTGCTCAAAATACCGCGCAGCGGTTATCACTATCGTCCGCCCAAAAAGATGGCGTCGATGAGGGGCCGTCGTGTGGTTCATGTGGTTAAAAAGGGCGACTCACTGTGGACCATCGCCAAAAGATATGGTACCACCACTAAGAAGATTCAACAGCTCAATCAACTGACGTCCACCAGCCTGCACAAAGGTCAAAGGTTAACTATATTTGATGGCAAAAAGAAACTGACCAAGACTGAGGGCCTGGAGGTCTATCAAGTTAAATCGGGTGACAGCCCATTTTTAATTGCCAAACGGCATAATATGGCCTTAAACCGGTTTCTTTCTATAAATGAGCTTTGGCCAAGTTCCAAAATTTATCCTGGACAAAAGGTTTACGTCGAATAA
- the argJ gene encoding bifunctional glutamate N-acetyltransferase/amino-acid acetyltransferase ArgJ: MCQGFKFAGVTSGLKKKGQKDLGLIVCERPATVAGVFTRNQVKAAPVLLDMERTASGVCQAVIVNSGNANCCTGEKGMRDALAMGQWTANRLNIAEEKVLVASTGVIGEPLAVDRIQQAVPDLVKALDPAGISDFAEAIMTTDTVPKIVSQTGQIEGVTFTVTGVAKGAGMIRPDMATLLCFVMTDVAADAALLKEMLVAATNRSLNCITIDGDTSTNDTALLLANGLCGAEIKQDIGKKIFQGVLDSVLMALGKLLVKDGEGATKLVEVVVKGAQSDADARQVADTVAHSNLIKTALFGEDANWGRILGAVGRAGVPVQTKAIDVFFADVCMVQNGMGCGQKAEAQASEVLKRPEFTITIDLKAGNGKASVFTCDFSIDYVKINADYRS, encoded by the coding sequence ATGTGCCAGGGATTCAAATTTGCGGGAGTTACTTCAGGATTAAAGAAAAAGGGTCAGAAAGATCTTGGGCTGATTGTTTGTGAAAGACCGGCTACCGTTGCCGGCGTATTTACGCGCAATCAAGTGAAAGCCGCTCCGGTTCTTCTGGATATGGAACGCACAGCATCAGGCGTTTGTCAGGCAGTGATCGTCAACAGCGGAAACGCCAATTGTTGTACGGGGGAAAAAGGAATGCGTGATGCCCTCGCCATGGGCCAGTGGACGGCCAATAGGTTAAATATCGCAGAAGAGAAGGTCTTGGTGGCCTCCACGGGAGTTATCGGAGAACCCTTGGCCGTCGACCGGATTCAACAGGCGGTCCCCGATCTGGTTAAAGCGCTTGATCCGGCTGGTATTTCCGATTTTGCCGAAGCCATCATGACCACCGATACCGTTCCCAAAATCGTCAGCCAGACAGGACAGATAGAAGGGGTAACCTTTACAGTGACCGGTGTTGCCAAAGGGGCAGGCATGATTCGCCCGGACATGGCCACCTTGTTATGTTTTGTTATGACCGATGTTGCTGCCGATGCAGCACTTCTCAAAGAGATGCTCGTAGCCGCGACCAATCGGTCTCTGAACTGCATCACAATTGATGGCGATACCAGCACCAATGATACGGCGCTATTGTTGGCCAACGGTCTATGCGGTGCCGAAATAAAACAGGACATCGGAAAGAAAATATTTCAGGGGGTATTGGATAGTGTCTTAATGGCGTTGGGCAAACTGCTGGTCAAAGACGGTGAAGGTGCCACTAAACTGGTCGAGGTAGTTGTCAAGGGAGCCCAATCCGATGCCGATGCCCGTCAAGTTGCAGATACGGTCGCACATTCGAATCTGATTAAAACAGCGCTGTTTGGCGAAGATGCCAACTGGGGAAGGATCCTGGGTGCTGTCGGAAGGGCAGGGGTGCCGGTTCAAACGAAAGCGATTGATGTTTTTTTTGCGGATGTATGTATGGTGCAAAACGGTATGGGGTGCGGTCAAAAAGCAGAGGCTCAAGCCAGCGAAGTCCTCAAAAGACCGGAGTTTACAATTACCATTGATTTAAAGGCCGGCAACGGCAAGGCGTCGGTGTTTACCTGCGATTTTTCCATCGACTATGTCAAAATCAACGCTGACTACCGCAGCTAA
- a CDS encoding GTP-binding protein, translating into MSKEKFERTKPHVNVGTIGHIDHGKTTLTAAITKHLGQK; encoded by the coding sequence ATGTCGAAGGAGAAGTTTGAGCGAACCAAGCCGCATGTAAATGTGGGGACCATCGGGCACATTGATCATGGTAAGACAACCCTGACAGCGGCGATCACCAAGCATTTGGGCCAAAAA
- a CDS encoding aminotransferase class I/II-fold pyridoxal phosphate-dependent enzyme: MTDFTQLSNQERGRVKEALEQRYQDFKSRQMALDMTRGKPCPEQLDLALDMIKGDAGKTFRTEDGLDCRNYGGLDGIPAAKALFSEYMEVKPQELLIGGNSSLNLMHDTILRAMIKGVTDEAPPWSQLPKIKFLCPSPGYDRHFFICEYLGIEMIPIQMTDSGPAMDDIEEFVAQDDRIKGIWCVPKYSNPTGIVYSDDTVERLAQMKTSASDFRIFWDNAYAVHHLVDQPAPLKNILSACKQAGNPDRVFMFASTSKISFAGAGLAIMAGSETNLDWVKNQMAFQTIGPDKLNQLRHVLFFKNMAGILAHMQKHAAILTPRFEAVQKVLATELDGKQIARWSRPQGGYFVSIDTLDGCAAAVIQKAADAGVKLTPAGSTYPYKKDPQDRNIRIAPTFPPLEDIQAAMELVAICIQLVSLEKTRK, translated from the coding sequence ATGACGGACTTTACACAACTAAGTAATCAAGAACGTGGGCGAGTAAAAGAAGCGTTGGAACAGCGTTATCAGGACTTTAAATCCCGCCAGATGGCTCTGGACATGACGCGCGGAAAGCCGTGTCCCGAACAGCTGGACCTGGCATTGGACATGATAAAAGGCGATGCAGGCAAAACATTTCGGACTGAAGATGGCCTGGATTGCCGCAACTATGGCGGACTCGATGGCATTCCCGCGGCCAAAGCGCTATTTTCCGAATATATGGAAGTTAAGCCGCAGGAATTGCTGATTGGCGGCAATTCAAGTCTCAATTTGATGCATGATACGATCCTACGGGCCATGATCAAAGGGGTGACCGACGAAGCGCCGCCCTGGTCGCAGCTGCCAAAAATAAAATTTCTGTGTCCCAGCCCGGGATATGATCGCCATTTTTTTATCTGCGAATACTTAGGGATCGAAATGATTCCGATTCAGATGACAGACAGCGGGCCGGCGATGGATGATATTGAAGAATTTGTCGCCCAGGATGACCGGATCAAAGGAATATGGTGCGTCCCCAAGTACAGCAACCCGACGGGTATCGTTTATTCCGATGATACGGTAGAGCGTCTGGCCCAAATGAAAACCAGTGCTTCAGATTTTCGCATATTTTGGGACAACGCCTACGCCGTTCACCACCTCGTCGATCAGCCGGCGCCCTTGAAAAATATCCTATCTGCCTGCAAACAAGCCGGCAATCCGGACCGTGTCTTTATGTTTGCCTCAACTTCAAAAATCTCTTTTGCTGGCGCCGGTCTGGCAATTATGGCAGGCAGTGAAACGAATCTGGATTGGGTAAAAAACCAGATGGCTTTTCAGACCATCGGCCCGGACAAACTTAATCAGCTTCGCCATGTTCTTTTTTTTAAAAATATGGCCGGTATACTGGCGCACATGCAAAAACATGCCGCGATATTAACACCCAGGTTTGAAGCTGTCCAGAAGGTGCTTGCAACTGAGTTGGACGGAAAACAAATCGCGCGCTGGAGCCGACCGCAAGGGGGATATTTTGTGAGCATTGACACCCTTGACGGCTGTGCGGCTGCGGTCATACAAAAGGCCGCCGATGCCGGTGTCAAACTAACACCCGCCGGCTCGACCTATCCGTACAAAAAGGATCCCCAGGATCGTAATATACGTATCGCACCTACATTTCCGCCATTAGAAGATATTCAGGCTGCCATGGAGCTGGTGGCAATTTGTATTCAGTTGGTCAGCCTTGAAAAAACCCGCAAATGA
- the truA gene encoding tRNA pseudouridine(38-40) synthase TruA: MTKNFKLTIEYDGGRYHGWQRQKNDRSIQDEIEKVLKKMTSANVALVGSGRTDAGVHALGQVANFKCDTHLGPETFLSGLNSLLPNDIIITDCTLVGADFHARYDVQSKIYHYRILNRSVPAAIGRQYAWFIRKALNRQAMRAAIDHIVGRHDFKAFEGTGSPRKDTTRNVFSAELIEHQDEILIFAIEAEGFLRYMVRNLVGTLVDVGLEKITPSDFKQILDTKDRSQAGATAPARGLTLMRVIY, translated from the coding sequence ATGACCAAAAATTTTAAATTAACGATCGAATACGACGGCGGCCGTTATCATGGCTGGCAGCGTCAGAAAAATGATCGCAGTATCCAGGACGAAATTGAAAAAGTCCTGAAAAAGATGACCTCCGCCAATGTGGCATTAGTGGGCTCCGGGCGCACCGATGCCGGCGTGCATGCTTTAGGACAGGTGGCCAATTTTAAATGCGATACGCATTTGGGCCCCGAAACATTCCTCAGCGGGCTAAACAGCTTATTGCCAAATGATATTATTATCACGGATTGCACATTGGTTGGTGCGGACTTTCACGCCCGCTATGATGTCCAAAGCAAAATCTATCATTACAGAATTTTAAACCGATCCGTTCCAGCGGCCATCGGGCGCCAGTATGCATGGTTCATTCGCAAAGCTTTAAACCGCCAAGCAATGCGAGCCGCCATAGATCACATTGTCGGTCGCCATGATTTTAAAGCATTTGAGGGCACCGGCAGTCCCCGAAAAGATACCACCCGCAACGTCTTCTCAGCTGAACTCATCGAGCATCAAGACGAGATATTAATCTTTGCCATCGAGGCCGAGGGGTTTTTACGCTATATGGTTCGCAACTTGGTGGGCACTTTGGTCGATGTGGGGCTGGAAAAAATAACACCTTCCGATTTTAAACAGATCCTGGATACAAAGGATCGCTCACAAGCCGGTGCGACGGCGCCAGCTCGAGGGCTTACACTAATGAGAGTGATCTATTAA
- a CDS encoding PxxKW family cysteine-rich protein, whose product MDCATIKKGTECAFMTSKGCSYNGGICHQTVEQCNGCKRGTELSSGWYCSACPDPSVKWKNGDCNLATHVTVESNKAKAKINPLKASKRRSR is encoded by the coding sequence ATGGATTGCGCAACAATAAAAAAAGGTACGGAGTGTGCTTTTATGACGTCCAAAGGCTGCTCCTACAATGGCGGCATCTGCCATCAGACCGTCGAACAATGCAACGGCTGTAAACGGGGTACCGAGCTTTCCAGTGGCTGGTACTGCAGCGCCTGCCCAGATCCTTCCGTTAAATGGAAAAACGGCGATTGCAACCTGGCCACCCACGTAACCGTTGAATCCAACAAAGCCAAAGCAAAAATTAACCCGCTTAAAGCATCAAAACGCAGAAGCCGATAA
- a CDS encoding pseudouridine synthase, which translates to MAEIRLQKFLSQAGICSRRKGEAYIQAGWVKVNGNIVTELGVKVDPARDRIEVDSEAIRADAASIYIALNKPKGYVSSCDQPDEKIVMDLLDISERVYPIGRLDKDSTGLLLLTNDGQLHHRLSHPSFKHEKEYIVTVARPLPDGALRKLESGLPMMGTRTLPARVKRFSARRFAIILQEGKNRQIRRMVRKVGNQVVNLKRIRVANIELGNLPPGKWRHLNKTERDDLLKVL; encoded by the coding sequence ATGGCTGAGATACGATTGCAAAAATTTCTTTCCCAAGCGGGCATCTGCTCGCGGCGCAAGGGAGAGGCGTATATTCAGGCCGGCTGGGTAAAGGTCAACGGCAACATCGTCACCGAACTAGGCGTAAAAGTTGACCCGGCCCGAGACCGGATTGAGGTCGATAGCGAGGCCATTCGCGCTGATGCGGCCTCAATCTATATCGCACTGAATAAACCCAAAGGTTATGTCTCTAGCTGCGATCAACCTGACGAAAAAATCGTAATGGACTTATTGGACATATCTGAGAGAGTTTACCCCATCGGAAGGCTGGACAAAGATTCAACCGGGTTGTTACTGCTGACCAATGACGGTCAGCTGCATCACCGTTTATCGCATCCGTCTTTTAAGCACGAAAAGGAGTATATTGTGACGGTCGCCCGGCCGCTGCCTGACGGTGCGCTGCGTAAGCTGGAAAGTGGGTTGCCGATGATGGGCACCCGCACACTTCCGGCCCGTGTTAAGCGTTTTTCGGCCAGACGCTTCGCTATTATTTTGCAGGAAGGCAAAAATAGACAGATTCGACGCATGGTGCGAAAAGTGGGAAATCAGGTCGTCAATTTAAAGCGTATCCGTGTCGCGAACATTGAGCTGGGCAATTTGCCGCCCGGTAAATGGCGACATCTGAACAAAACCGAAAGAGATGACCTGTTAAAGGTGCTGTAG